The Bacillus sp. FJAT-27916 genomic interval TAACCATCCATTAGCCATTGAACAAAGAAAGGGAGTCTCAATGGAGCGTATAAAGCAAATAGCCGAAGAGTTGTGTGATGGAGAACAGCAGCAAAAAAATGAACTGCAAAAGGACTTTAGGGAAAGACCGATGAACTCTTTTCTCAATAAAACAATCGGCATCTTTTTTGAAAAGACTAATCGCACAGTTAAACCGCTCATGTATGCACAATTAACCATATGTATCGGCATAGTATTAACATTGTTTTTAACTTGGAATAATGATTCTCTGAGTTCTATGGCAATTATACACTTTCTCCTTGGCACGAACTTTCTGCTAAGCTCAATCGAACAATTTATCATCAAACCAAAACAGCGGAAGGGCTCAATCCTTTGGTTCATATGTGCCCTCCTCTTTTATTGGATTGCCTTTGATTATTTCATTAACTAATAAAGCAGAAATTCATAGAGGATTCATCTCCTCCGCTGTTGAACTCTTATTAGGAAAGAGGCAGCTTGCCTCTAAATGAGAAGGAGGGAATTTCATGCTCTTTATGTTGATTGTAAAAGCATCGAAGAATTCGGAGGCCGGTAACCTTCCTAGTCCTGAGCTTATGGAGGCTATGACAAAGTATAATGAGGAATTAGTTAAGGCAGGCGTGCGGGTTATGTCTAAAGGACTTCATCCAAGTTCAAAAGGAATCCGTATCTCATTTCCGCGTCCCGGAGAAGAGCCCGTGGTCACTGAAGGCCCCTTTACAGAAACGCAGGAGCTGATTGCAGGGTTCATCCTAATTGACGTGAAGTCGAGACAGGAGGCCATCGATTGGGCAATGCGTATGCCGGACCCTCAAGGATTTGGAGAAGGACAGATTGAATTGCGCCAAGTATTTTAATTTAGGCATCAGCGAATGGGAAACAGACTTTTTCTTTTCTGCTTATGGAGCAGCCATAAAGAATATCTATTATGGGGTGATTTGACTGGAGACTGAAATAAAGGTAAGGCTTGCTGTAGAAAGTGACTTAGATACAATCATCGCCATGCTTGCTGACGACATTTTGGGGAGAAAGCGCGAGCGTTATGAGCACCCGCTTCCTAGTAGTTACATAAACGCTTTTCAGGCAATCGTCAATGACCCTAATAACGAATTAGTAGTAGCCGATGATGGCAATGATCAAGTCATTAGGGTACAGCAAATCCCCTTTACTCCTTATCTAACCCATCAGGGCGGATGGAGAGCGACTATTGAAGGAGTAAGAACAGCGGCTTCTGTAAGAGGCAAGGGCGTTGGTGCGGAGCTTATAAAATGGGCAATCCAGCGTGCAAGAAAACGCGGTTGCCGCTTAGTACAGCTGACAACGGATAAACAACG includes:
- a CDS encoding YciI family protein codes for the protein MLFMLIVKASKNSEAGNLPSPELMEAMTKYNEELVKAGVRVMSKGLHPSSKGIRISFPRPGEEPVVTEGPFTETQELIAGFILIDVKSRQEAIDWAMRMPDPQGFGEGQIELRQVF
- a CDS encoding GNAT family N-acetyltransferase, with amino-acid sequence MLADDILGRKRERYEHPLPSSYINAFQAIVNDPNNELVVADDGNDQVIRVQQIPFTPYLTHQGGWRATIEGVRTAASVRGKGVGAELIKWAIQRARKRGCRLVQLTTDKQRPDALRFYERLGFKATHEGLKLKL